Proteins co-encoded in one Anopheles moucheti chromosome X, idAnoMoucSN_F20_07, whole genome shotgun sequence genomic window:
- the LOC128306748 gene encoding uncharacterized protein LOC128306748, giving the protein MEHGDDTVQDGQQTSQRVDTVFPSEEQTAERESVVATNATPSCSARSPVAVRESSQSEGILGHRGEQTVQTLFGYFPVRHRDAIALDATPEAARPSPYHTNTHAQNGHTQPEGLRRVTDGASNSAMATAHRYEHSTAICGYSDYENLLRLQKALKGAALEAVSSLLLLPSGLKEAIDVLKLRFGRPEVIVENLMEKVRRMPAPRADRLDTLVEFGFAVRNLCATIQASGLPEYTCNVILLKELIVKLPSATCIEWARHQQQLPSVTLSDFGRWIGELAAALSRVVPVKSERFERSGSGDSDRRSSVKPVRPDQRQPTTARLNMHAATTSGKYPHTNVSKCSACQGECAALDTCQRFQTMTVAERKEHIRDKKLCRKCLKYHKGWCHLKTVCGSNGCEAMHHRLLHGSLGMTNTTEKHCLTHSGSNDRTLFRYVPVTMYGKDGRTVRTYAFLDEGSSSTFIDHSLMDELGLIGTSRPLCLKWTGDTTREEKASVQLAVQISGAYEGAPVHELTKVHTVSNLALPAQTIDGKQLQSAYPHLKGLPFTSYVDAVPRILIGVDNCRLGKPLKCTEGRVNEPIASKTRLGWMIYGPCPIATASVTGGHRSFHICSCEGNVDGVLTSEVKAFFSLDSLGISKPSRLLKSKDDERALVILNRETKLQGDRFETGLLWRYDDVRLPCNKAATMKRYELLKRKLSKDPELAAAVNQKMREYIQKGYIRRLSASEAEDKRPNDWFLPIFPVTNPNKPGKIRMIFDAAAKFREFRVAVVGDIREMFHQVMMRTEDQRSQMNLWDGDDPNGDPAAYVVTVMTFGAACSPSSAQFVKNRNAKRFEEEFPRAAKCIKDEHYVDDMLVSVETEEEAVGLAAVIGVRLAATIVNSHRLNISRTVFWTDSRNVLSWLRSDHHRYNQFVAFRVGELLETTEVEQWRTIPTKLNVPDDGTKWTKTPDLSPTSRWFNGPSFLWGSESLRPGSETTSPDTPEELRPTTKNYVVAAGTKSVRIRR; this is encoded by the exons ATGGAACACGGCGATGACACGGTGCAAGACGGGCAACAGACGAGCCAGCGAGTGGATACTGTATTCCCCTCGGAGGAACAGACGGCTGAACGCGAAAGCGTAGTCGCGACGAATGCGACGCCCTCCTGTTCGGCTCGATCGCCCGTGGCCGTACGAGAATCGTCCCAGAGCGAAGGGATTTTGGGCCACCGGGGCGAGCAGACCGTGCAGACTCTGTTCGGATACTTTCCGGTGAGGCACAGGGATGCCATCGCGCTGGACGCGACACCAGAAGCAGCCCGGCCGTCCCCTTatcacaccaacacgcacgcacaaaatGGCCACACGCAACCGGAGGGTTTAAGACGCGTTACCGATGGCGCATCGAATTCGGCGATGGCGACCGCGCACCG CTACGAGCACTCAACAGCAATCTGCGGGTACTCCGACTACGAGAACCTGCTGAGGCTACAAAAGGCGTTGAAAGGAGCTGCGCTGGAAGCGGTCagctcgttgttgttgctgccttcCGGACTTAAGGAAGCCATAGACGTGCTCAAGCTACGGTTTGGGAGGCCGGAGGTGATCGTTGAAAATTTGATGGAGAAAGTGAGACGTATGCCAGCCCCACGAGCGGATCGGCTAGATACTCTGGTTGAGTTCGGATTCGCGGTGAGGAACCTGTGTGCGACCATCCAAGCATCTGGGCTGCCGGAATATACCTGCAACGTTATCCTGCTGAAGGAGTTGATCGTGAAGCTGCCGTCGGCCACGTGCATCGAGTGGGCGAggcaccaacagcagctgcCCTCTGTTACGCTGTCGGACTTCGGAAGGTGGATCGGCGAGTTGGCTGCAGCACTCAGCAGGGTAGTTCCGGTGAAGAGCGAACGCTTCGAACGCAGTGGATCCGGCGACTCGGATCGTCGGAGCAGTGTGAAACCGGTACGACCAGATCAGCGCCAGCCCACCACCGCACGTTTGAACATGCACGCCGCTACCACGAGCGGTAAGTACCCACATACAAATGTTTCTAAATGTTCAGCCTGCCAGGGAGAGTGTGCCGCACTGGATACATGCCAGCGATTCCAAACGATGACCGTCGCTGAAAGGAAGGAACATATAAGAGATAAGAAGCTATGCCGAAAATGTCTCAAGTACCATAAGGGGTGGTGTCACCTTAAAACAGTTTGCGGATCCAATGGGTGCGAGGCAATGCACCATAGGTTGCTACATGGTTCTCTGGGAATGACCAATACAACAGAAAAGCATTGTCTTACTCATTCCGGCTCCAACGATCGCACTTTGTTCCGCTACGTACCGGTAACTATGTATGGGAAGGATGGCAGGACGGTTCGAACGTACGCCTTCCTCGACGAAGGTTCGTCATCGACCTTCATCGATCATAgcctgatggacgaattagggcTGATCGGAACGTCACGGCCATTGTGTCTCAAGTGGACCGGGGATACTACCAGAGAAGAAAAGGCTTCCGTCCAGCTGGCAGTGCAAATATCAGGTGCATACGAAGGGGCTCCAGTGCATGAGCTGACAAAGGTACACACGGTCAGCAATCTAGCCTTGCCCGCGCAGACGATAGATGGTAAACAACTGCAATCTGCGTATCCACATCTGAAGGGTTTACCGTTCACCTCTTACGTCGATGCCGTACCTCGAATACTAATTGGTGTAGATAATTGTCGTTTGGGAAAGCCGCTAAAATGTACAGAAGGACGGGTTAATGAACCgattgcttcgaaaactaggCTGGGCTGGATGATATACGGACCCTGCCCTATTGCAACCGCTAGTGTAACCGGAGGACACAGAAGTTTTCACATCTGCAGCTGCGAAGGTAACGTCGATGGTGTACTCACAAGCGAGGTTAAGGCGTTCTTCTCGTTGGATTCACTGGGTATCTCTAAGCCATCACGCTTACTCAAATCCAAGGACGATGAACGTGCCCTGGTGATACTTAACCGAGAAACCAAACTGCAGGGCGATCGATTCGAAACGGGCTTACTATGGAGATATGATGACGTCCGATTGCCATGTAACAAAGCTGCAACGATGAAACGGTACGAGCTCCTGAAAAGAAAACTGAGTAAAGATCCGGAGTTAGCTGCGGCGGTTAATCAAAAGATGAGAGAGTACATTCAGAAGGGCTACATTCGACGTTTATCAGCGAGTGAGGCGGAGGACAAACGACCAAACGACTGGTTTTTACCTATTTTCCCGGTTACCAACCCTAATAAACCGGGAAAAATTCGAATGATTTTTGACGCGGCGGCAAAG TTCCGAGAGTTTCGCGTCGCTGTTGTGGGAGATATTCGGGAAATGTTCCATCAAGTGATGATGCGAACGGAAGACCAACGAAGCCAGATGAACCTTTGGGATGGAGACGATCCAAACGGCGATCCAGCCGCATACGTAGTCACCGTGATGACGTTTGGCGCTGCTTGTTCGCCCAGCAGCGCACAGTTCGTGAAGAATCGCAACGCAAAGCGATTCGAGGAAGAGTTTCCGCGTGCGGCAAAATGCATCAAAGACGAGCACTACGTGGACGATATGCTCGTGAGTGTGGAAACGGAGGAAGAGGCCGTAGGCCTAGCGGCGGTGATTGGTGTCCGATTAGCGGCTACGATCGTCAACTCACACCGATTAAACATCTCGCGCACGGTGTTTTGGACAGACTCGCGGAACGTGTTGAGTTGGTTGCGATCTGATCATCATCGCTATAATCAGTTCGTAGCATTTCGGGTCGGAGAACTGCTCGAAACAACGGAGGTTGAGCAATGGCGTACGATCCCAACGAAATTGAACGTACCTGATGACGGGACCAAGTGGACGAAAACACCGGATCTATCGCCTACTAGTCGCTGGTTCAACGGTCCGAGCTTCTTATGGGGCTCTGAATCACTCCGGCCTGGCTCGGAAACAACATCTCCAGACACCCCCGAAGAACTACGTCCAACTACGAAGAACTACGttgttgctgcgggaacaaa atcAGTTCGGATCAGACGTTAG